In Mercenaria mercenaria strain notata unplaced genomic scaffold, MADL_Memer_1 contig_822, whole genome shotgun sequence, one DNA window encodes the following:
- the LOC128554873 gene encoding uncharacterized protein LOC128554873 codes for MADIIRIGAICKLRGSKEDWRVIDYRYDGSVYKYVVQSLYSGITKCVFTFEIFEKYTSTYKELNDFLTQVTGIGLEDMSCLDDEMPDPDYVKVETGKSNIDNATREVLYETLTTTSSLVDVPELVPGPLADTMASEITSETEVPKKRFKAATETSVNILRAQNTEKTTDRQTKWAVKLLKDWMKETGYKSTEFEWLEVSVLDKILQNFYASVQTKKGDDYSKAGLIGLRAGINRYLTTPPVSRQINIMKDRDFMFSNQVLSGLVKGLKREGKDLSKHKEPITEDDVNKLFESGLFSEDNPRTLQNKVLYDILSQFGLRGQEGLHDLRKDSFVVKMDSKGR; via the exons atggcGGACATTATAAGAATAGGTGCTATTTGTAAGTTAAGAGGGTCAAAAGAAGACTGGAGAGTTATTGATTATCGTTATGACGGTTCAGTCTACAAGTATGTTGTCCAGTCACTATATTCAGGGATCACTAAATGTGTTTTTacctttgaaatatttgaaaaatatacttCAACTTACAAGGAATTAAATGACTTTCTCACTCAAGTCACTGGTATTGGTTTGGAGGATATGAGCTGTCTTGACGATGAAATGCCAGACCCAGACTATGTCAAAGTTGAGACTGGTAAAAGTAACATTGACAATGCTACAAGGGAAGTCCTCTATGAAACACTAACAACTACATCTTCCCTAGTAGATGTACCTGAACTAGTCCCTGGTCCTTTAGCTGACACAATGGCTTCTGAAATCACTTCTGAAACTGAAGTACCAAAAAAGCGATTTAAAGCAGCAACAGAAACTTCCGTCAACATATTGCGGGCACAGAACACTGAAAAAAcaactgacagacagacaaagtgGGCTGTTAAACTATTAAAAG ATTGGATGAAAGAAACCGGTTACAAAAGTACTGAGTTTGAATGGTTGGAGGTATCTGTGTTGGACAAAATCCTACAGAATTTCTATGCCTCAGTCCAGACAAAAAAAGGTGATGACTACTCCAAGGCAGGTCTTATTGGCCTCAGAGCAGGAATAAATCGTTATCTAACTACACCACCTGTGTCACGGCAAATAAATATCATGAAAGACAGGGACTTCATGTTTTCTAATCAGGTTTTGTCTGGATTAGTTAAGGGTCTTAAACGTGAAGGAAAGGACCTCAGTAAACACAAAGAGCCAATTACTGAGGATGATGTAAATAAACTGTTTGAGAGTGGACTGTTTTCAGAGGATAATCCAAGAACTCTGCAGAATAAAGTTCTGTATGATATCCTGAGTCAGTTCGGCCTCCGTGGCCAGGAAGGCCTCCATGACCTTAGGAAGGACTCCTTTGTTGTAAAAATGGATTCAAAGGGCCGTTAA